The following nucleotide sequence is from Candidatus Cloacimonadota bacterium.
GAAATAGTTGAATTTTTGCACGTAAAGCCCGGAAAAGGTGGTGCTTTTGTTCGCACAAAGTTGAAAAATATCGAAACGGGTTCAGTTGTGGAAAATACATTTCGAGCCGGTGAAAAAGTTAAAGAAATTCGCGTTGAACGCCACAAAATGGAATATCTGTATAAAGACGGGCAAACTTATTATGTTATGGATCCCCAAACTTACGAGCAGATTCCTCTGAACGAAGACCTGATCGGTGATGCAAAAGACTACCTTACGGAAAATATTGAATTGAAAGTAGTTAAAGCGAAAGATGAGATCATCAAAATTGAAATGCCAACTACTGTAAATTTGAAAGTTACACAATGTGAGCCGGGCGTACGCGGAAACACGGTTTCTAATGTAACAAAAACAGCTACTCTCGAAAGCGGATTGGAAATACAAATTCCAATGTTCGTTAACACAGGTGAAACAGTAAAAGTTGATACAAGAACCGGTGAATATTGCGAAAGAGTTAAGTAACTTTTGCTGACATAAAATGACAATGAAATTGGTTCTTGCAACCCATAATGATGACAAAATATTTGAGATAAAATCTCTTCTACAGGATTTACCTATTGAAATTTTATCTTACAAAAATTTTAAAGAATTTCCTGATGTGGTTGAAGATAGAGATACTCTTAAAGGGAATGCCGAGAAAAAGGCAAAAGAAATTTGGGAAAGGCACAAACTTCCGACAATTGCGGATGATACTGGACTTTTCGTTAAAATTCTCAACGGAGCCCCGGGTGTTTATAGTTCCAGATATGCGGGTGAAAATGTTACCTATGAAGACAATCGCAACAAACTTCTTCGAGATATGCAGGATGTTCCGTCAAATAAACGAGATGCACTATTTCGCACCATTATAGCTTTTGTGGATTTTGATGGGAAAGTTGAATTCCTTTCGGGTGAATGTAAAGGATTCATCGGATTTGAAGAAAAGGGAAAATTCGGTTTCGGTTATGATCCGATTTTTTATCTCAAAGATTCTGGTAAATCATTCGCGGAATTAACTTTTCAAGAAAAAAATATTATTAGCCATCGAGGTAAAGCGTTACAAAAATTTAAGGATTTCTTAAATGCAAAAATCCGATAAAATTGAAAAAAGTCTGGGAAGTATTTTTGAAAAAGAGGCAAAAATTGTTGTTGATTGTCAAAAAATACTTGAGAATCCCGATACTTCCAAAACCGAACTTTTGAAGGAGTTTAATATCCTAACAAAAGAATATCAAAAAATTTTAAGGAGCTTCGCAAAAATTACAAGACTGAGTGATTCTTCCAACAAAAAATTATTTCATACTCACGAGCTGCTCAAAGATAAAAGTCTGGAATTAAAAGAAACTAATATTAAACTTTATAAGGTTTCAATAACTGACAAATTGACTCAAATATACAACAGATCTTTTTTATTGAAATCATTCGCTAAAGAATTTTTACAATCCAAAAGATATAATTTTGATCTATCCTGCATCATGATTGATATTGATCATTTTAAAAAAGTTAATGACAATTATGGACATTTAGTTGGGGATTTCATGTTGAAAGAAATAACTCATACTATTCAAGACCACATTCGGCAGGCTGATACGTTCGGCAGGTATGGGGGTGAAGAATTTCTCATTATTTTACCATATACAAATATTGATAATGCCTATATAGTTAGTGAAAAAATCAGAAAAGTTATTGAGGTTTCCGAATTTTTTTATGAAGACAAATTATTAAAAGCCACGATAAGTTTGGGTCTTTCCGATAATCAATCATCTAAAATCACAAAGATTGATGATATGATAAAAAGATCTGATATTGCCTTATATAGAGCAAAAAATGAGGGCAGAAATTGTACTCGAATTTATGAAATTTTTTAAAATGATCATTGGTAAAAAATTTTATCCGTTTAATAATGAATAGGTTTATAAAAAAAGGAGTTTCCTTATTATGAAAAAGATGAATTTAACGGTTCTTTATGTTGAGGATGAGCATATCATTCTTAAATCGAATGCAGAATATCTGAACAGAATAGTTAAAAAAGTATATTTTGCTAAAAATGGTGAGGAGGGGCTTGCAGAATTCAAAAAAAATAAACCTGAATTGGTAATTACGGATATCAAAATGCCCAAAATGAACGGGCTGGAAATGGTTAGAAAAATCCTTCAAGAGGATAATCGAGCCAAAATCATTCTTGTTTCAGCTTACAGAGATACGCAATATTTTTTAGAAGCAATAAATTTGAATGTTGAGAAATTCCTCGTCAAACCGATGAAACATCAGGAACTGGCTTCGGTTTTAAATAATATTTGCAAAAAAATTTCTCTAGAAAACAAGTTACAACAAGAAAAAATGATTAGGAAAAAGATAGAGGATTCACTGCTCAGAGAAAAAATTTATTTAGAACAGTTATTTGAAAATTCTCCTGAAGCCATACTGATTATTGAAAAAGATAGTAATAAAGTTCTAAAAGTTAATAGTGAATTTTCCAGAATGTTTGGCTTTACAAAAGAAGAGGTTATCGGAAAATTGATTAATGGTCTGGTAATTCCCCAAGGATATGAAAAGGAATCAAGCGATCTTACTTTAAATCTTGCAATGGGTGAAAAGATAAAACATGAATCCGTGCGGAAACGTAAAGATGGAACCCTTTTAGATGTTTCGATCCTTGGAATTCCGATAAAATCAACTGATGACAAAAATTCTATCTATCTTATTTATCGCAATATTACCGAACGTAAAAGCTCCGAAAGAATCCAAAATGCTATGAGGAATATTGCGAAATCCGTAAATACATCAGAAAATATTCCTGCTTTATTAAAATCAATCCAAAATCATTTAGGCCAAGTTATTGACACAACAAATTTTTACGTTGCCCTATATCAGAAAGAAACCGATACATTAACCCTTCCGTATCAGGCTGATGAAAAGGATAAATACGAAGAATTTCCAGCAGGAAGAACTTTAACTGCTTATGTTATTAAAACAGCAAAATCCTTACTTGCAAATAGAAAAAAGCAGGATGAATTGTTCGATTCAGGGGAAGTAGAACAGGTTGGAACTCCTTCTGAAATATGGCTTGGAGTTCCCTTAATAATTAAAGGAGAAGTTATTGGAGTTGTGGCAGTTCAAGATTATGAAGACGCCAATCGCTATTCAATCAAGGATATGGAAATGCTGGAATTTGTTTCCAAGCAAGTTGCCCAAGTGATTGAACTTAAACAATCTCAGGAAGAATTATCTCTTGAGCAAGCGTATCTCGAAGAACTATTTGAAAGTTCTCCCGAAGCAATCGTCTTAGCAGAAAAAGATGGCAGTCGCCTAATTAAAATTAATAGTGAATTTACCAAAATGTTTGGTTATACTTCCGAAGAAGCAATTGGTCATCCTGTAGATGAATTAATTGTCCCTGAAAATCTTTCTGTAGAAGCATCAGGAATTACAGATTATGTTGGAAATGGAAAACAAATCGCCCATGAAACTGTGCGTAAAAGAAAAGATGGAACTCTTGTTAACGTATCAATTCTCGGCTCGCCTATTCGAGTAGAAGGAGGTCAGGTCGCTGTATATGGTATTTACAGAGATATTAGTGAACGCAAAAAAGCTGAAGCGGAAAGAGACAGATTTTTTCATGATGTATCAGAAGCAAAAAAGGTTATTGAAGAAAAAAATCAGCATATTATGAGCAGCATCCGCTACGCTGAAAAAATTCAGCAAGCTATGCTTCCGAGAAAAAGCAGTCTGAAAAAAGTGTTTGGTGAATACTTTGTTATTTTCAAACCTCGCGATATTGTATCAGGAGATTTTTATTGGTTTTCTGAAGTAGAAGATAAAATTTTCTTTGCTGTGATTGACTGTACCGGACATGGAGTGCCCGGTGCTTTTATGTCGATCATAAGTAATTCAATCCTTAATCAGATTGTTATGGAAAAAAAGATATTTGATCCGGCTCTTATTTTGGAGCAAGCACACCGTCGAATTGTCAGTTCTTTACGAAAAGGAAGGGAAAGTGCTTTCGTGTCAGATGGAATGGATGTGTGCTTGTTGATGATCGAAAAAGATTGGAGCAAAATAACTTATTCCGGAGCCAAGAGACCTTTGTTAATTGCCAGAAAAAATGCAGATAACGAATATGAAATTCACACTTTTAAAGGAAATCGCTATTCCGTAGGGAGAAAACAGAGAAAAAAAAATTCACAAATTTTATTCACGAACAAGAATATTGAAGTTAATAAAGGTGATATGATTTACCTTACTACGGATGGCTTTGTTGATCAATCTAATCCTGAAATTAAAAAGTATGGCACTAAAAAGTTGAAAAATTTTCTTAAACAAATTGCCCGGACAAATTGTGAAAAGCAAAAGAATAATTTGCTGAACGAATTAAAAAATCATATGCAAAATGAGCCACAACGAGATGATATTTCTTTGGCAGGAATAAGAATAATGTCGGATGTTCCTCAAAAAGGAGCAAAACGAAAATTTTACAAAAAATCTGATTATTCTCTTGATATATTCAGAAAAGAATTTGCAAAATCGAAACGACACAAATTTGTTCTCTCCTGCGTAATGATAAGAATTGATTCAGGCGATAAAATCTATAATTCATACGGGCAATATATTTTTGATGAGATTATAAAGGAATTGGCGGAAATAATTAATCAGCTAATACGAATAGAAGATGTTGTAGGAACCTATGGTGATGAAATATTTATGATGATGCTACCGAACATTAACTTAAAAAATACCTATATCGTTGCGGAAAGAGCACGAAAAAATGTTGAAAGCCACAAATTTAATATACCGGATTTCCCAGAAAAAGTAACAATCTCTCTTGGAATTACTGATAATTATCGTGGCAATCCCCAAAGTATAGATGATATAATCAATAACTTATATGAAGCATTGAAAATTGCCGAGAAAATGGGAAGCAACAGAACTGGTATTTATAAGGGATAAATTATTCGGGTGAAAACAATCAAAAAAGAAAAAATAATATGTGTTGAAGGGAGACTACATTATGAAAGATATAGACCTGTTTGATTGGTACAAAAACATTCAAGGAAGCAATATTTTCTTTGCTATCAACGGAACGATTTCGCATAGCTTACTCGTGGAATTCGGGGAAATGATTAAAAGCCGCCTGTTCCAGATAGAGGAAGAACGACAAGTTATCAAGAAAGTTTTTGCGATTTTCGTGGAATTAGCTCAAAATTTGATGAATTATTCATCTGCAAAAGTAAAAATTGTAAATACCGATAAGTATGTCGGTTCCGGTATTATTCTTCTCCGAGAAAATGCAGATTGCTATGAAGTAATTTCAGGTAATTTAGTGCGGAATTCAAAAATTGACATGATACGCTCCAAGTGTGAATACATCAACAGTTTAAACAAGACGGAATTGAAAGAATATTATAAGGCAGAAAAGCGTAAGCCTTTAAATAAAGAGACATTGAGTGCCGGCATCGGATTGATTGACATCGTGAGAAAAGCAAATAATCCTATCAAGTTTATGGCTAATCAAAAAGATGAAAACCTTTCATTCATGGAATTATCAATAAAAATTATGAAGTAAACGTGTTTAATTTTTCGTTAAAAATCATTTGGATTTAGTGCGAAATTTTAACTATCCTTAAGGAGTTTTTATATGAAAGATATTAATATTGAAAAAACAAAATATTCACTCGAAGTAATAACCGACGAGGAGAATGGGATTGTGAAAATGAGCGGGGCATCCTATCCGGAAAATGCAATTGAGTTTTTTGAGCCAATCATTCGCTGGTTAAATGAATATATTGAGGAAGTCGGAGAAAAATTAATTATGGAACTTAAAATAACATACCAAAATACGAGTTCCTCCAAAATGATTTTAGATATGATTTATATTTTAGAAGATTATTTTGAAGCTGGGGGAGACGTAAAAGTAATCTGGTTTTATGAAGAAGATGATGAAGATATTTATGAAACCGGTGAAGAACTGATGGAAGATTTTGAGTTACCTTTTAAGATAATTGCCTATTAAAACCGTATGATGCAAAAAATTAAAGCAACTATTTCATTCGTAATTTTAATTGCACTCTTATTTTCGTGTTCAAATCGAATTTATCAGACCGCAGTAACTGAGGGGACTTCAGAAACAGTTTTGCAACTTGCATTGACAAAAATTGATGAACCTTATACTTGGGCTGGAAGGGGACCCGAAGAATTTGATTGTTCCGGTCTAATCACTTGGTCTTACAAGCAGGTTGTGGGAAAGGATGAAATTTTTCGAATTCAAGATCAGATCGTTTCTGATGCAAATATGAACGATCTATATGAATGGAATGTAACCATCTTGCCGGAAGAAGAGATAAAGTCAGGGGATATCGTGTTCATTACAAACACAAAAAACAAAATTGTTCATGGAGGGTTATTTATTAAATGGGTGGATGCAGATTCCCTTCAACTCCTCAATGCTTCATCATTTCACAACAAAATCGAAATCGCTACGTGGCCTATTAAAGGAAAAAAAAGAGGGCAATGGTTCGTTGGGGCAGGTAGATTTATAATTTCAAAATAAAGGAAAATACAATGGCAAAAAATATTGATCAAAAAGTAAAAATTACTCAATTTGTAAAGGCAGCTGGCTGAGCGGGTAAAATAAGTCCGGCGGACTTGGATGAATTGCTGCAAAAACTGCATTTGCACAAAAGAAATAAAAAATTAGGAGATCATGTTATCAATGATGATGCCGGAATTTTTAAAATCAGCGATGAACTTGCTTTAGTTCAAACGGTTGATTTTATCACTCCGGTTGTAAACGATCCCTATGTGTTCGGTCAAATTGCTGCTGCGAACAGTTTGAGCGATGTATTTGCTATGGGCGGAACAGTTCAAACCGCTCTTAATCTTGTTTCTTACGACAATTGCAATCTTACTAAAGAAATTCTAACCGAAATTTTAAAGGGTGGAATCAATAA
It contains:
- the efp gene encoding elongation factor P, coding for MASTSDFRNGMVLDFKDGLYEIVEFLHVKPGKGGAFVRTKLKNIETGSVVENTFRAGEKVKEIRVERHKMEYLYKDGQTYYVMDPQTYEQIPLNEDLIGDAKDYLTENIELKVVKAKDEIIKIEMPTTVNLKVTQCEPGVRGNTVSNVTKTATLESGLEIQIPMFVNTGETVKVDTRTGEYCERVK
- the rdgB gene encoding RdgB/HAM1 family non-canonical purine NTP pyrophosphatase; translation: MTMKLVLATHNDDKIFEIKSLLQDLPIEILSYKNFKEFPDVVEDRDTLKGNAEKKAKEIWERHKLPTIADDTGLFVKILNGAPGVYSSRYAGENVTYEDNRNKLLRDMQDVPSNKRDALFRTIIAFVDFDGKVEFLSGECKGFIGFEEKGKFGFGYDPIFYLKDSGKSFAELTFQEKNIISHRGKALQKFKDFLNAKIR
- a CDS encoding GGDEF domain-containing protein, producing MQKSDKIEKSLGSIFEKEAKIVVDCQKILENPDTSKTELLKEFNILTKEYQKILRSFAKITRLSDSSNKKLFHTHELLKDKSLELKETNIKLYKVSITDKLTQIYNRSFLLKSFAKEFLQSKRYNFDLSCIMIDIDHFKKVNDNYGHLVGDFMLKEITHTIQDHIRQADTFGRYGGEEFLIILPYTNIDNAYIVSEKIRKVIEVSEFFYEDKLLKATISLGLSDNQSSKITKIDDMIKRSDIALYRAKNEGRNCTRIYEIF
- a CDS encoding PAS domain S-box protein, with protein sequence MKKMNLTVLYVEDEHIILKSNAEYLNRIVKKVYFAKNGEEGLAEFKKNKPELVITDIKMPKMNGLEMVRKILQEDNRAKIILVSAYRDTQYFLEAINLNVEKFLVKPMKHQELASVLNNICKKISLENKLQQEKMIRKKIEDSLLREKIYLEQLFENSPEAILIIEKDSNKVLKVNSEFSRMFGFTKEEVIGKLINGLVIPQGYEKESSDLTLNLAMGEKIKHESVRKRKDGTLLDVSILGIPIKSTDDKNSIYLIYRNITERKSSERIQNAMRNIAKSVNTSENIPALLKSIQNHLGQVIDTTNFYVALYQKETDTLTLPYQADEKDKYEEFPAGRTLTAYVIKTAKSLLANRKKQDELFDSGEVEQVGTPSEIWLGVPLIIKGEVIGVVAVQDYEDANRYSIKDMEMLEFVSKQVAQVIELKQSQEELSLEQAYLEELFESSPEAIVLAEKDGSRLIKINSEFTKMFGYTSEEAIGHPVDELIVPENLSVEASGITDYVGNGKQIAHETVRKRKDGTLVNVSILGSPIRVEGGQVAVYGIYRDISERKKAEAERDRFFHDVSEAKKVIEEKNQHIMSSIRYAEKIQQAMLPRKSSLKKVFGEYFVIFKPRDIVSGDFYWFSEVEDKIFFAVIDCTGHGVPGAFMSIISNSILNQIVMEKKIFDPALILEQAHRRIVSSLRKGRESAFVSDGMDVCLLMIEKDWSKITYSGAKRPLLIARKNADNEYEIHTFKGNRYSVGRKQRKKNSQILFTNKNIEVNKGDMIYLTTDGFVDQSNPEIKKYGTKKLKNFLKQIARTNCEKQKNNLLNELKNHMQNEPQRDDISLAGIRIMSDVPQKGAKRKFYKKSDYSLDIFRKEFAKSKRHKFVLSCVMIRIDSGDKIYNSYGQYIFDEIIKELAEIINQLIRIEDVVGTYGDEIFMMMLPNINLKNTYIVAERARKNVESHKFNIPDFPEKVTISLGITDNYRGNPQSIDDIINNLYEALKIAEKMGSNRTGIYKG
- a CDS encoding SiaB family protein kinase — translated: MKDIDLFDWYKNIQGSNIFFAINGTISHSLLVEFGEMIKSRLFQIEEERQVIKKVFAIFVELAQNLMNYSSAKVKIVNTDKYVGSGIILLRENADCYEVISGNLVRNSKIDMIRSKCEYINSLNKTELKEYYKAEKRKPLNKETLSAGIGLIDIVRKANNPIKFMANQKDENLSFMELSIKIMK
- a CDS encoding DUF1987 domain-containing protein, which encodes MKDINIEKTKYSLEVITDEENGIVKMSGASYPENAIEFFEPIIRWLNEYIEEVGEKLIMELKITYQNTSSSKMILDMIYILEDYFEAGGDVKVIWFYEEDDEDIYETGEELMEDFELPFKIIAY
- a CDS encoding NlpC/P60 family protein; this translates as MMQKIKATISFVILIALLFSCSNRIYQTAVTEGTSETVLQLALTKIDEPYTWAGRGPEEFDCSGLITWSYKQVVGKDEIFRIQDQIVSDANMNDLYEWNVTILPEEEIKSGDIVFITNTKNKIVHGGLFIKWVDADSLQLLNASSFHNKIEIATWPIKGKKRGQWFVGAGRFIISK